In Balaenoptera acutorostrata chromosome 19, mBalAcu1.1, whole genome shotgun sequence, the following proteins share a genomic window:
- the GPR4 gene encoding G-protein coupled receptor 4, whose protein sequence is MAPQPPWARGSISKASVPRMGNRTWEGCHVDSLVDHLFPPSLYIFVIGVGLPTNCLALWAAYRQVRQHNELGVYLMNLSIADLLYICTLPLWVDYFLHHDNWIHGPSSCKLFGFIFYTNIYISIAFLCCISVDRYLAVAHPLRFTRLRRVKTAVAVSSVVWATELGANSAPLFHDELFRDRYNHTFCFEKFPMEGWVAWMNLYRVFVGFLFPWALMLLSYRGILRAVRGSVSTERQEKAKIKRLALSLIAIVLVCFAPYHVLLLSRSAVYLRHPWDCGFEERVFSAYHSSLAFTSLNCVADPILYCLINEGARSHVAKALHNLLRFLASDKPQEMANVSLTLETPLASKSNSMAKAMAASWVAAQPSQRDQVQLKMLLPAQ, encoded by the coding sequence ATGGCCCCACAGCCCCCGTGGGCCAGGGGAAGCATCTCGAAAGCCTCAGTGCCGAGGATGGGCAACCGCACGTGGGAGGGCTGCCACGTGGACTCCCTCGTGGACCACCTCTTCCCGCCCTCCCTCTACATCTTTGTCATCGGCGTGGGACTGCCCACCAACTGCCTGGCCCTGTGGGCCGCCTACCGCCAGGTGCGGCAACACAACGAGTTGGGTGTGTACCTGATGAACCTCAGCATCGCCGACCTGCTGTACATCTGCACGCTGCCGCTGTGGGTGGACTACTTCCTGCACCACGACAACTGGATCCACGGCCCCAGCTCCTGCAAGCTCTTCGGGTTCATCTTTTATACCAACATCTACATCAGCATCGCCTTCCTCTGCTGCATCTCCGTGGACCGCTACCTGGCCGTGGCCCACCCACTGCGGTTCACCCGCCTGCGCCGCGTCAAGACGGCCGTGGCCGTGAGCTCCGTGGTCTGGGCCACGGAGCTGGGAGCCAACTCGGCACCCCTGTTCCATGATGAGCTCTTCCGCGACCGTTACAACCACACCTTCTGCTTTGAGAAGTTCCCCATGGAGGGCTGGGTGGCCTGGATGAACCTCTACCGGGTCTTCGTGGGCTTCCTCTTCCCGTGGGCCCTCATGCTGCTCTCCTACCGCGGCATCCTGCGGGCTGTGCGGGGCAGCGTGTCCACCGAGCGCCAGGAGAAGGCCAAGATCAAGAGGCTGGCCCTCAGCCTCATTGCCATCGTGCTGGTCTGCTTTGCGCCCTACCATGTGCTCCTGCTGTCCCGCAGCGCTGTCTACCTGCGCCACCCCTGGGACTGTGGCTTCGAGGAACGTGTCTTCTCGGCCTACCACAGCTCACTGGCCTTCACCAGCCTCAACTGTGTGGCTGACCCCATCCTCTACTGCCTCATCAACGAGGGCGCCCGCAGTCACGTGGCCAAGGCCCTGCACAACCTGCTCCGCTTTCTGGCCAGCGACAAACCCCAGGAGATGGCCAACGTCTCGCTTACCCTGGAGACCCCGCTCGCTTCCAAGAGCAACAGCATGGCCAAGGCCATGGCAGCCAGCTGGGTGGCCGCTCAGCCCTCCCAGAGGGACCAGGTGCAGCTGAAGATGCTGCTGCCGGCACAGTGA